One genomic segment of Streptomyces liangshanensis includes these proteins:
- the hisS gene encoding histidine--tRNA ligase — protein MSTFQAPKGTYDLLPPASAVYLAVRDAISAPLRTSGYGYVETPGFEDVELFARGVGESTDIVTKEMYTLTTKGGSELALRPEGTASVLRAALEANLHKAGNLPVKLWYSGSYYRYERPQKGRYRHFSQVGAEAIGTEDPALDAELIILADQAYRSLGLRDFRILLNSLGDKECRPVYREALQGFLRGLDLDEETRRRIDINPLRVLDDKRAEVRKQLVDAPLLRDYLCDACRAYHEEVRALLAAAGVGYEDDDRLVRGLDYYTRTTFEFVHDGLGAQSAVGGGGRYDGLSEMIGGPALPSVGWALGVDRTVLALEAEGITLALPAPVTVYAVALGEEARRLLFGVVTALRKAGIAADFSYGERGLKGHMKNANRSGARFTIVAGERDLAEGVAQLKDMESGEQSPVALDALVTEIGSRLG, from the coding sequence ATGAGCACCTTCCAGGCCCCCAAGGGGACCTACGACCTCCTCCCCCCGGCCTCCGCGGTCTACCTCGCGGTCCGGGACGCCATCTCCGCCCCGCTCCGCACTTCCGGCTACGGCTATGTCGAGACGCCGGGCTTCGAGGACGTCGAGCTCTTCGCGCGCGGTGTCGGTGAGTCCACCGACATCGTCACGAAGGAGATGTACACCCTCACCACCAAGGGCGGCTCCGAGCTGGCCCTGCGCCCCGAAGGCACCGCCTCGGTGCTGCGCGCCGCGCTGGAGGCCAACCTCCACAAGGCCGGGAACCTGCCCGTCAAGCTCTGGTACAGCGGCTCGTACTACCGCTACGAGCGCCCCCAGAAGGGCCGCTACCGCCACTTCTCCCAGGTCGGGGCCGAGGCCATCGGCACCGAGGACCCCGCGCTCGACGCGGAGTTGATCATCCTGGCCGACCAGGCGTACCGCTCGCTCGGCCTGCGGGACTTCCGCATCCTCCTCAACTCCCTGGGCGACAAGGAGTGCAGGCCGGTCTACCGCGAAGCCCTCCAGGGCTTCCTGCGCGGCCTCGACCTGGACGAGGAGACGCGCCGCCGGATCGACATCAACCCGCTGCGGGTCCTCGACGACAAGCGCGCCGAGGTACGGAAGCAACTCGTCGACGCGCCCCTGCTCCGCGACTACCTGTGCGACGCCTGCCGGGCGTACCACGAGGAGGTCCGCGCGCTGCTGGCCGCGGCGGGAGTCGGGTACGAGGACGACGACCGCCTCGTCCGGGGGCTCGACTACTACACCCGGACGACCTTCGAGTTCGTCCACGACGGGCTCGGCGCGCAGTCCGCGGTGGGCGGCGGCGGCCGCTACGACGGGCTGTCCGAGATGATCGGCGGCCCCGCGCTGCCGTCCGTCGGCTGGGCGCTCGGCGTCGACCGTACGGTGCTCGCGCTGGAGGCGGAGGGCATCACGCTCGCCCTGCCCGCCCCGGTGACCGTGTACGCGGTCGCGCTCGGCGAGGAGGCGCGGCGCCTGCTCTTCGGCGTGGTCACCGCGCTGCGCAAGGCGGGGATCGCCGCGGACTTCTCGTACGGCGAGCGCGGCCTCAAGGGCCACATGAAGAACGCCAACCGGTCGGGGGCGCGGTTCACCATTGTCGCCGGGGAGCGCGACCTCGCCGAGGGCGTCGCCCAGCTCAAGGACATGGAGTCCGGCGAGCAGAGCCCGGTCGCCCTCGACGCGCTGGTCACGGAGATCGGGAGCCGGCTCGGCTGA
- a CDS encoding peptidylprolyl isomerase, producing the protein MAGTDQRRRQLAREKFERQQQRRVEARQKAKRRNVIIASVLAVVVAAGGAAWAVGGLSNDDNDSKSDTAAPATTPPASPEPTEAASPEPKITIDKTAKYVMSLKTNVGEIAVAMDAAKTPSTVNSFKSLADKKYFDNTKCHRLTTQGIFVLQCGDPKGDGTGGPGYTIPDENLKSLGKPAADGSVTYKAGTVAMANTGQPHTGGSQFFLVYKDTKLPPTYTPFGTLDPASLKIVDTVAKAGVEGATGDGAPKKAVTVQKATVDKL; encoded by the coding sequence GTGGCAGGGACCGATCAGCGGCGGCGGCAGCTCGCCCGGGAGAAGTTCGAGCGGCAGCAGCAGCGCAGGGTGGAGGCCCGTCAGAAGGCCAAGCGGCGCAATGTCATCATCGCGTCCGTGCTGGCCGTCGTGGTGGCCGCCGGCGGCGCCGCGTGGGCCGTGGGAGGCCTGTCGAACGACGACAACGACTCCAAGAGCGACACCGCGGCCCCGGCGACCACTCCCCCCGCGTCGCCCGAGCCGACCGAGGCCGCCTCCCCCGAGCCGAAGATCACGATCGACAAGACGGCCAAGTACGTGATGTCGCTCAAGACGAACGTGGGGGAGATCGCCGTCGCGATGGACGCCGCGAAGACGCCGAGCACGGTGAACTCGTTCAAGTCCCTGGCGGACAAGAAGTACTTCGACAACACGAAGTGCCACCGCCTGACCACACAGGGCATCTTCGTGCTCCAGTGCGGCGACCCCAAGGGCGACGGCACGGGCGGCCCCGGCTACACGATCCCGGACGAGAACCTCAAGTCCCTGGGCAAGCCGGCCGCCGACGGTTCGGTGACGTACAAGGCCGGGACGGTCGCGATGGCCAATACCGGCCAGCCGCACACCGGGGGCAGCCAGTTCTTCCTGGTGTACAAGGACACCAAACTGCCCCCCACCTACACCCCGTTCGGCACCCTGGACCCGGCGAGCCTGAAGATCGTCGACACCGTGGCCAAGGCGGGTGTCGAGGGCGCCACGGGCGACGGCGCCCCGAAGAAGGCCGTCACCGTCCAGAAGGCCACGGTCGACAAGCTGTGA
- a CDS encoding RelA/SpoT family protein, with the protein MPEEAQPLAAATPEQHAAQAAARPVAPQDKAAADTPARKAADAGRPAPGTPAPVEPAAAKPAPELPPTPVTAPKPAPATPPRTGGSSNRVRARLARLGVQRSSTYNPVLEPLLRTVRGNDPKIETATLRQIENAYQVAERWHRGQKRKSGDPYITHPLAVTTILAELGMDPATLMAGLLHDTVEDTEYGLDTLRRDFGDQVALLVDGVTKLDRVKFGEAAQAETVRKMVVAMAKDPRVLVIKLADRLHNMRTMRYLKREKQEKKARETLEIYAPLAHRLGMNTIKWELEDLAFAILYPKMYDEIVRLVAERAPKRDEYLAIVTDEVQSDLRAARIKATVTGRPKHYYSVYQKMIVRGRDFAEIYDLVGIRVLVDTVRDCYAALGTVHARWNPVPGRFKDYIAMPKFNMYQSLHTTVIGPNGKPVELQIRTFDMHRRAEYGIAAHWKYKQEAVAGASKVRTDVPRSTSKVGGQDTVNDMAWLRQLLDWQKETEDPSEFLESLRFDLSRNEVFVFTPKGDVIALPAGATPVDFAYAVHTEVGHRTIGARVNGRLVPLESTLDNGDLVEVFTSKAAGAGPSRDWLGFVKSPRARNKIRGWFSKERRDEAIEQGKDAIAKAMRKQNLPIQRILTGDSLVTLAHEMRYPDISSLYAAIGEGHVTAQSVVQKLVQALGGEEAANEDIAETAPPSHGRGKRRSSADPGVVVKGVDDVWVKLARCCTPVPGDPIIGFVTRGAGVSVHRADCVNVDSLSQQPERMLEVEWAPTQSSVFLVAIQVEALDRSRLLSDVTRVLSDQHVNILSAAVQTSRDRVATSRFTFEMGDPKHLGHVLKAVRGVEGVYDVYRVTSARRP; encoded by the coding sequence TTGCCAGAAGAGGCACAGCCACTGGCCGCCGCGACGCCCGAGCAGCACGCCGCCCAGGCCGCGGCGCGCCCGGTCGCGCCCCAGGACAAGGCGGCGGCCGACACCCCCGCGCGGAAGGCGGCGGACGCCGGCCGCCCCGCGCCGGGCACTCCCGCGCCCGTGGAGCCGGCGGCCGCGAAGCCCGCGCCCGAGCTGCCGCCCACCCCGGTCACCGCCCCCAAGCCGGCGCCCGCGACCCCGCCCCGCACCGGCGGGTCCTCCAACCGGGTACGGGCCAGGCTCGCCCGGCTGGGCGTGCAGCGCTCGTCCACGTACAACCCGGTCCTGGAGCCGCTGCTGCGGACCGTGCGCGGCAACGACCCGAAGATCGAGACCGCCACGCTCCGCCAGATCGAGAACGCCTACCAGGTCGCCGAGCGCTGGCACCGCGGCCAGAAGCGCAAGAGCGGCGACCCGTACATCACGCACCCCCTCGCCGTGACGACGATCCTCGCCGAGCTGGGCATGGACCCCGCCACCCTGATGGCCGGCCTGCTCCACGACACGGTCGAGGACACCGAGTACGGCCTGGACACCCTGCGCCGTGACTTCGGCGACCAGGTCGCGCTGCTGGTGGACGGCGTGACCAAGCTGGACCGCGTCAAGTTCGGCGAGGCCGCGCAGGCCGAGACCGTACGCAAGATGGTCGTCGCCATGGCCAAGGACCCGCGCGTCCTGGTCATCAAGCTCGCCGACCGGCTGCACAACATGCGCACCATGCGGTACCTCAAGCGGGAGAAGCAGGAGAAGAAGGCCCGCGAGACGCTGGAGATCTACGCGCCGCTCGCCCACCGCCTGGGCATGAACACCATCAAGTGGGAGCTGGAGGACCTCGCCTTCGCGATCCTCTACCCCAAGATGTACGACGAGATCGTGCGGCTCGTCGCCGAGCGCGCCCCCAAGCGGGACGAGTACCTCGCCATAGTGACCGACGAGGTGCAGTCGGACCTGCGGGCGGCCCGGATCAAGGCCACCGTCACCGGTCGGCCGAAGCACTACTACAGCGTCTACCAGAAGATGATCGTCCGCGGCCGTGACTTCGCGGAGATCTACGACCTGGTCGGCATCCGTGTCCTCGTCGACACCGTCCGTGACTGCTACGCGGCGCTCGGCACCGTTCACGCCCGGTGGAACCCGGTTCCCGGACGGTTCAAGGACTACATCGCGATGCCCAAGTTCAACATGTACCAGTCGCTGCACACGACGGTCATCGGCCCCAACGGCAAGCCCGTCGAGCTCCAGATCCGTACGTTCGACATGCACCGCCGCGCCGAGTACGGCATCGCCGCGCACTGGAAGTACAAGCAGGAGGCCGTCGCGGGCGCCTCCAAGGTCCGCACGGACGTGCCCCGGTCCACCAGCAAGGTCGGCGGCCAGGACACCGTCAACGACATGGCGTGGCTGCGCCAGCTCCTGGACTGGCAGAAGGAGACCGAGGACCCCAGCGAGTTCCTCGAGTCCCTGCGCTTCGACCTGTCGCGCAACGAGGTCTTCGTCTTCACGCCCAAGGGCGACGTCATAGCGCTGCCGGCCGGGGCCACCCCCGTCGACTTCGCGTACGCCGTCCACACGGAGGTCGGGCACCGCACCATAGGGGCGCGGGTCAACGGGCGGCTCGTACCGCTCGAATCGACCCTCGACAACGGTGACCTGGTCGAGGTCTTCACCTCCAAGGCCGCCGGCGCGGGCCCGTCCCGCGACTGGTTGGGCTTCGTCAAGTCGCCGCGGGCCAGGAACAAGATCCGCGGCTGGTTCTCCAAGGAGCGCCGCGACGAGGCCATCGAGCAGGGCAAGGACGCCATCGCCAAGGCGATGCGCAAGCAGAACCTGCCGATCCAGCGGATCCTCACCGGCGACTCGCTGGTCACCCTCGCGCACGAGATGCGCTACCCCGACATCTCGTCGCTGTACGCGGCGATCGGCGAGGGCCATGTGACGGCGCAGAGCGTCGTCCAGAAGCTCGTGCAGGCGCTCGGCGGCGAGGAGGCGGCCAACGAGGACATCGCCGAGACGGCCCCGCCGTCGCACGGCCGCGGCAAGCGCCGCTCCAGCGCCGACCCCGGTGTGGTCGTCAAGGGCGTGGACGACGTCTGGGTGAAGCTTGCCCGCTGCTGTACGCCGGTCCCGGGCGACCCGATCATCGGGTTCGTCACCCGGGGCGCGGGTGTCTCGGTGCACCGCGCGGACTGCGTCAACGTGGACTCGCTCTCGCAACAGCCCGAAAGGATGCTCGAGGTCGAGTGGGCGCCGACCCAGTCCTCGGTGTTCCTGGTCGCCATCCAGGTCGAGGCGCTGGACCGGTCGCGGCTGCTGTCGGACGTCACCCGCGTCCTGTCCGACCAGCACGTCAACATCCTGTCCGCGGCGGTCCAGACGTCCCGCGACCGGGTGGCCACCTCGCGCTTCACCTTCGAGATGGGCGACCCCAAGCACCTCGGGCACGTCCTGAAGGCGGTACGGGGCGTGGAGGGCGTGTACGACGTGTACCGCGTGACGTCGGCCCGCAGGCCGTAG
- the secF gene encoding protein translocase subunit SecF → MSRLGALGARLYRGEVGYDFIGKRKVWYGLSILITITAILGLAVQGLNMGIEFKGGAVFTTPKTSISVAQAQTDAQAAAGHDAIVQKLGNGTLRIQVTELSQAQADKVKTQLAKDLSVDENKIAADIVGPSWGETIANKAWTGLAVFMVLVVIYLAIAFEWRMAVAALIALIHDLTITVGVYALVGFEVTPGTVIGLLTILGYSLYDTVVVFDSLKEGSKGITKQTRWYYSEVANRSINGTLVRSINTTVVALLPVAGLLFIGGGVLGAGMLNDISLSLFVGLAAGAYSSIFIATPLVADLKERDPQMKALKKRVLAKRAAAAAKGEPAEGAEDTDVRYDDEAEDVPGGVATAAAVAGPRGARGGRGRPSGRRR, encoded by the coding sequence ATGTCGCGACTCGGCGCACTCGGCGCCCGGCTGTACCGCGGTGAGGTCGGTTACGACTTCATCGGCAAGCGGAAGGTCTGGTACGGGCTCTCGATCCTGATCACCATCACGGCCATCCTCGGCCTGGCGGTGCAGGGCCTCAACATGGGCATCGAGTTCAAGGGCGGTGCCGTCTTCACCACCCCGAAGACGAGCATCTCCGTCGCCCAGGCCCAGACGGACGCCCAGGCGGCGGCCGGACACGACGCGATCGTCCAGAAGCTCGGCAACGGGACCCTCCGGATCCAGGTCACCGAGCTGAGCCAGGCGCAGGCCGACAAGGTCAAGACGCAGCTCGCGAAGGACCTGAGCGTCGACGAGAACAAGATCGCCGCCGACATCGTCGGTCCCAGCTGGGGCGAGACGATCGCCAACAAGGCCTGGACGGGCCTGGCGGTCTTCATGGTGCTGGTGGTGATCTATCTCGCCATCGCCTTCGAGTGGCGGATGGCCGTCGCCGCCCTCATCGCCCTGATCCACGACCTCACCATCACCGTCGGGGTCTACGCCCTGGTGGGCTTCGAGGTCACGCCGGGCACCGTGATCGGTCTGCTGACCATCCTCGGTTACTCCCTGTACGACACCGTGGTCGTCTTCGACAGCCTCAAGGAGGGGTCGAAGGGCATCACCAAGCAGACGCGCTGGTACTACAGCGAGGTCGCCAACCGGTCCATCAACGGGACCCTGGTCCGCTCCATCAACACCACCGTGGTCGCGCTGCTCCCGGTCGCCGGCCTGCTCTTCATCGGTGGCGGGGTCCTGGGCGCCGGCATGCTGAACGACATCTCGCTCTCGCTGTTCGTCGGCCTCGCCGCCGGCGCGTACTCCTCGATCTTCATCGCCACGCCGCTCGTCGCCGACCTCAAGGAACGCGACCCGCAGATGAAGGCCCTGAAGAAGCGGGTGCTCGCCAAGCGCGCCGCGGCCGCCGCCAAGGGCGAGCCGGCCGAGGGTGCCGAGGACACGGACGTGCGGTACGACGACGAGGCGGAGGACGTCCCCGGTGGGGTCGCGACCGCCGCCGCCGTCGCCGGGCCGCGCGGCGCACGGGGCGGCCGCGGCCGCCCCTCGGGACGGCGTCGATGA
- a CDS encoding adenine phosphoribosyltransferase: MTDASTRDLLLSRIRDVADHPKPGIVFKDITPLLADPKAFTALTDALADLCGAYGATKVVGLEARGFILAAPVAVRAGLGFIPVRKAGKLPGATLSQSYELEYGTAEMEVHAEDLGEGDRVIVIDDVLATGGTAEASVELVRRAGAEVVGVAVLLELGFLDGRARLEPVLRGAPLEALLTF; this comes from the coding sequence ATGACCGACGCCAGTACCCGGGACCTGCTCCTCAGCCGGATCCGTGATGTCGCCGACCACCCGAAGCCCGGGATCGTCTTCAAGGACATCACCCCGCTGCTGGCGGACCCGAAGGCGTTCACGGCGCTGACGGACGCGCTCGCCGACCTGTGCGGCGCGTACGGCGCGACGAAGGTCGTCGGACTGGAGGCCCGCGGGTTCATCCTGGCCGCGCCGGTCGCGGTCCGGGCGGGCCTTGGCTTCATCCCCGTACGCAAGGCGGGCAAGCTCCCGGGCGCGACCCTGTCGCAGTCCTACGAGCTGGAGTACGGCACCGCCGAGATGGAGGTCCACGCCGAGGACCTGGGGGAGGGGGACCGCGTCATCGTCATCGACGACGTCCTCGCCACCGGTGGCACGGCCGAGGCCTCCGTGGAGCTGGTCCGGCGGGCCGGCGCCGAGGTCGTCGGGGTGGCGGTCCTGCTGGAGCTGGGCTTCCTGGACGGCCGGGCCCGGCTGGAGCCGGTCCTGCGCGGCGCCCCGCTGGAGGCACTGCTCACGTTCTGA
- the yajC gene encoding preprotein translocase subunit YajC, whose amino-acid sequence MSPVTLLPFIVLIGAMFLMTRSAKKKQQAAAQMRSDMQPGTGVRTIGGMYATVKEVHEDMVVLEVAPGVHAVYAKNAIGAVLDDDEYNRIVHGDDLTSDDTVVPDDASSLIDGDADESVAKIDLGKRPEADDTDAAEADKEEPAPADAVKAADAKDGKADGEADAK is encoded by the coding sequence GTGAGTCCAGTGACCCTTCTCCCCTTCATCGTGCTCATCGGGGCCATGTTCCTGATGACCCGGTCCGCCAAGAAGAAGCAGCAGGCCGCCGCGCAGATGCGCAGCGACATGCAGCCCGGCACCGGCGTCCGGACGATCGGCGGCATGTACGCCACGGTGAAGGAGGTGCACGAGGACATGGTCGTTCTCGAGGTCGCTCCCGGCGTCCACGCCGTGTACGCCAAGAACGCCATCGGCGCTGTGCTGGACGACGACGAGTACAACCGGATCGTGCACGGCGACGACCTGACGTCCGACGACACCGTCGTTCCCGACGACGCGTCGTCGCTCATCGACGGCGACGCCGACGAGTCCGTCGCCAAGATCGACCTGGGCAAGCGTCCCGAGGCCGACGACACCGACGCGGCCGAGGCCGACAAGGAGGAGCCCGCGCCGGCCGACGCCGTCAAGGCGGCCGACGCGAAGGACGGCAAGGCCGACGGCGAAGCGGACGCGAAGTAG
- a CDS encoding DUF349 domain-containing protein has protein sequence MSSDPWGRVDETGTVYVRTADGEQVVGSWQAGSPDEALAYFERKYEGLVVEIGLLERRVKTTDLSAKDATAAIDHLRGQVDEHHSVGDLDALRKRLDALVATVDTRREERKVQRAKQTDEAKVAKEALVTEAEELAQSDQWRSAGERLRALVDIWKGLPRLDRKSDDELWHRFSHARSAFSKRRKAHFAALDAQREDARKAKEKLVAEAEALSRSTEWGDTAARYRELMTDWKAAGRAQREAEDDLWNRFRGAQDVFFAARGEVFAERDAEQTENLKVKEELATEAERLVPVKDLKTARAAFRALNERWEAVGHVPRDARPRVEGRMQAVERALQESEENEWRRTNPEARARAAGLTGQLQAAVDKLRGQIDTARAAGNNARADKLGKELEGRQALLDQALKGLQEFGG, from the coding sequence GTGAGCAGCGACCCGTGGGGCCGTGTCGACGAGACCGGCACCGTGTACGTGCGTACGGCCGACGGCGAACAGGTCGTCGGATCCTGGCAGGCAGGCTCGCCGGATGAGGCCCTGGCCTATTTCGAGCGCAAGTACGAGGGCCTGGTTGTCGAGATCGGCCTCCTCGAACGGCGGGTGAAGACCACCGACCTGTCCGCGAAGGACGCGACGGCGGCCATCGACCATCTGCGCGGCCAGGTGGACGAGCACCACTCGGTCGGCGACCTGGACGCGCTGCGCAAGCGGCTCGACGCCCTGGTCGCGACGGTCGACACGCGCCGCGAGGAGCGCAAGGTACAGCGGGCGAAGCAGACCGACGAGGCCAAGGTGGCCAAGGAGGCGCTCGTCACGGAGGCCGAGGAGCTGGCGCAGAGCGACCAGTGGCGGTCGGCCGGCGAGCGGCTGCGGGCGCTCGTGGACATCTGGAAGGGCCTGCCCAGGCTCGACCGGAAGTCCGACGACGAGCTGTGGCACCGCTTCTCGCACGCGCGCTCGGCGTTCTCCAAGCGCCGCAAGGCGCACTTCGCGGCCCTCGACGCGCAGCGCGAGGACGCCCGGAAGGCGAAGGAGAAGCTGGTCGCCGAGGCGGAGGCGCTGTCCCGCTCCACCGAGTGGGGCGACACGGCCGCGCGCTACCGCGAGCTGATGACGGACTGGAAGGCGGCGGGCCGCGCCCAGCGCGAGGCCGAGGACGACCTGTGGAACCGTTTCCGCGGCGCCCAGGACGTCTTCTTCGCGGCGCGCGGTGAGGTCTTCGCCGAGCGCGACGCGGAGCAGACCGAGAACCTGAAGGTCAAGGAGGAGCTCGCCACCGAGGCCGAACGCCTGGTCCCGGTGAAGGATCTCAAGACCGCCAGGGCCGCTTTCCGCGCCCTCAACGAGCGCTGGGAGGCCGTGGGGCACGTGCCGCGCGACGCCCGGCCGAGGGTCGAGGGGCGGATGCAGGCGGTGGAGCGGGCTCTCCAGGAGTCCGAGGAGAACGAGTGGCGCCGTACGAACCCGGAGGCACGCGCGCGTGCCGCGGGTCTGACGGGTCAGCTCCAGGCCGCCGTCGACAAGCTGCGCGGGCAGATCGACACGGCGCGCGCCGCGGGCAACAACGCCAGGGCGGACAAGCTCGGCAAGGAGCTGGAGGGCCGGCAGGCGCTGCTGGACCAGGCGCTCAAGGGCCTCCAGGAGTTCGGCGGCTGA
- a CDS encoding MBL fold metallo-hydrolase has protein sequence MLIAGFPAGAWGTNCYLVAPAAGEECVIIDPGHQATEGVAETVRKHGLKPVAVILSHGHIDHVASVVPVCGAHDVPAWIHPSDRYMMSDPGKGLGRSIGTPLMDGITIGEPSDVRELTDGARLRLAGLDFTVAHAPGHTKGSVTFGLPEAAGGADIPPVLFSGDLLFAGSVGRTDLPGGDHDEMLESLARVCLPLDDSTVVLSGHGPQTTIGRERATNPYLRDVAAGLGRGQEAAPRRGM, from the coding sequence GTGCTCATTGCCGGGTTCCCCGCCGGGGCCTGGGGGACCAACTGCTACCTGGTCGCCCCCGCCGCCGGCGAGGAGTGCGTGATCATCGACCCCGGCCACCAGGCCACCGAGGGCGTCGCGGAGACCGTACGCAAGCACGGGCTCAAGCCCGTCGCCGTCATCCTCAGCCACGGCCACATCGACCACGTCGCCTCGGTCGTCCCCGTCTGCGGCGCGCACGACGTGCCCGCGTGGATCCACCCCTCCGACCGGTACATGATGAGCGACCCGGGCAAGGGCCTCGGCCGCTCGATCGGGACGCCGCTGATGGACGGCATCACGATCGGCGAGCCCTCCGACGTACGGGAGCTGACCGACGGCGCGCGGCTGCGCCTGGCGGGGCTGGACTTCACCGTCGCGCACGCGCCCGGCCATACCAAGGGGTCGGTGACCTTCGGACTGCCCGAGGCCGCCGGTGGGGCCGACATCCCCCCGGTGCTGTTCTCGGGTGATCTGCTGTTCGCCGGCTCCGTCGGACGCACCGACCTGCCCGGTGGCGACCACGACGAGATGCTCGAATCGCTGGCCCGCGTGTGCCTGCCGCTCGACGACTCGACCGTGGTGCTCTCGGGCCACGGCCCCCAGACGACCATCGGCCGGGAGCGCGCCACCAACCCGTACCTGCGGGACGTGGCCGCCGGCCTCGGACGCGGCCAGGAAGCCGCTCCGCGACGAGGAATGTGA
- the secD gene encoding protein translocase subunit SecD: MAAPNKGRRQAGSPGRPGRTLALFLIAMVALTGGMFWSGHVTPRLGIDLAGGTSITLQAKNTPGKPNAINKTNMDTAVNIIDRRVNGLGVSEAEVQTQGDKNIIVNIPKGTNSKQAQDQVGTTAQLFFRPVLTYAPGTPTAPEPAPSTSPSGSAKPSASGKPQADSSASSKPSPSSTTQGRAVTDALKKAPTPTPTPGASDAPAGSATPDPSATTPPPPPDPATAALEKKFTALDCRDEASRTTVNQSSGPKDTIVACGQDTTGKNWDKYILGPAELDGTDVSKAKGVLDQQRGMWIVQMDFTSGGTKKFQAITGKLSQQQPPMNQFAIVLDGNVVSAPSVAQTLGASAEISGSFDQASAQNLGNILSFGALPLSFDVASTTTVTAALGGEQLHAGLIAGAIGLALVIIYLVAYYRGLSLIAILSLGASAIMTYTIMSLLGPGIGFALNLPAVCGAIVAIGITADSFIVYFERVRDEIREGRTLRPAVERAWPRARRTILVSDFVSFLAAAVLFVVTVGKVQGFAFTLGLTTVLDVVVVFFFTKPVMTLMARKKFFSEGHSWSGLDPKRLGAKPPLRRSRPNLLEEDPPEPPQRRSRVSAAPTDSKEA; encoded by the coding sequence GTGGCAGCACCTAATAAGGGCCGAAGGCAGGCAGGGTCCCCAGGCAGGCCGGGGCGCACCCTGGCCCTGTTCCTGATTGCCATGGTCGCCCTCACCGGCGGCATGTTCTGGTCCGGTCATGTCACGCCACGCCTGGGGATCGACCTCGCGGGCGGCACGAGCATCACGCTCCAGGCGAAGAACACGCCGGGCAAGCCGAACGCGATCAACAAGACCAACATGGACACCGCGGTCAACATCATCGACCGCCGCGTCAATGGTCTGGGTGTCTCCGAGGCCGAGGTTCAGACCCAGGGTGACAAGAACATCATTGTCAACATCCCCAAGGGTACGAACAGCAAGCAGGCCCAGGACCAGGTCGGTACGACGGCCCAGCTCTTCTTCCGGCCGGTGCTGACCTACGCGCCCGGTACGCCCACGGCACCGGAGCCCGCGCCGAGCACCTCACCGAGCGGCTCCGCGAAGCCCTCGGCGAGCGGCAAGCCCCAGGCGGACAGCTCGGCGTCCTCGAAGCCCAGCCCGTCCAGCACCACCCAGGGCCGCGCGGTCACGGACGCCCTCAAGAAGGCGCCGACCCCCACGCCCACCCCGGGTGCCAGTGACGCGCCCGCCGGCTCGGCGACCCCCGACCCGTCGGCCACGACACCCCCGCCGCCCCCGGACCCGGCCACCGCCGCCCTGGAGAAGAAGTTCACGGCGCTCGACTGCCGCGACGAGGCGTCCCGTACGACGGTCAACCAGAGCAGCGGTCCCAAGGACACGATCGTCGCCTGCGGCCAGGACACCACCGGCAAGAACTGGGACAAGTACATCCTCGGCCCGGCCGAGCTGGACGGCACCGACGTCTCCAAGGCGAAGGGCGTGCTCGACCAGCAGCGCGGCATGTGGATCGTCCAGATGGACTTCACCAGCGGCGGTACGAAGAAGTTCCAGGCCATCACCGGGAAGCTCTCGCAGCAGCAGCCCCCGATGAACCAGTTCGCGATCGTGCTCGACGGCAACGTCGTCTCGGCGCCCTCGGTGGCCCAGACCCTCGGCGCCAGCGCCGAGATCTCCGGCAGCTTCGACCAGGCGTCCGCGCAGAACCTGGGCAACATCCTGTCCTTCGGCGCGCTCCCGCTGTCGTTCGACGTGGCGAGCACCACCACGGTCACCGCCGCGCTCGGCGGTGAGCAGCTGCACGCCGGCCTCATCGCCGGTGCCATCGGCCTGGCCCTGGTCATCATCTACCTGGTGGCCTACTACCGAGGCCTGTCGCTGATCGCGATCCTCAGCCTCGGTGCCTCCGCGATCATGACGTACACGATCATGTCGCTCCTCGGCCCGGGCATCGGCTTCGCCCTGAACCTCCCCGCGGTGTGTGGTGCGATCGTTGCGATCGGTATCACCGCGGACTCGTTCATCGTGTACTTCGAGAGAGTCCGTGACGAGATCCGGGAGGGCCGCACGCTGCGTCCCGCCGTCGAGCGCGCCTGGCCGCGCGCCCGGCGCACCATCCTGGTCTCCGACTTCGTGTCGTTCCTCGCCGCCGCCGTGCTGTTCGTCGTCACGGTCGGCAAGGTCCAGGGCTTCGCGTTCACCCTCGGTCTGACCACCGTCCTCGACGTGGTCGTGGTGTTCTTCTTCACCAAGCCCGTGATGACGCTCATGGCCCGCAAGAAGTTCTTCTCCGAGGGACACAGCTGGTCCGGCCTGGACCCGAAGCGGCTCGGTGCCAAGCCGCCGCTGCGCCGTTCGCGACCCAACCTCCTGGAAGAAGACCCGCCCGAGCCACCGCAGCGCCGCTCCCGCGTGAGCGCCGCCCCGACCGACTCAAAGGAGGCGTGA